In a genomic window of Magnolia sinica isolate HGM2019 chromosome 16, MsV1, whole genome shotgun sequence:
- the LOC131228915 gene encoding UDP-glycosyltransferase 91C1-like, translated as MGIDFAGSFDRRLPKIPQHLTALINLVELPLPKVDGQPEGAEATVDILQGSDEYVKKAFDLFYPTFKQFIIKESPDWIVHDPIEDGLRKMWPSPESLASPPEWFEFNSSIAVPSHETAGFYRGIFSPDASGFSILDRLVLGLQGCSATAIQSCNEFQVGYLGLLKKLRKRPVIPVGLLPPTPPEKRETTDPKWVNTLRWLNKQLTRSVVFVCFRSECKLKRDQVFEIAHGLQLSNLPFLWALRWATNDIDTLPLGFECQIGSRGVVYMGWAPQLEILAHPSIGGSFFDSGWASTIKTVHYGHALIVLPLANVHSLDARMLVDKGLAIKVEINDDGSFHSNAIHSVAEASHGRRGRRKV; from the exons ATGGGCATAGACTTTGCCGgcagttttgaccgccg GCTACCCAAGATCCCACAACATTTAACAGCTCTGATCAATCTGGTGGAGCTTCCATTGCCAAAGGTGGACGGCCAGCCTGAAGGCGCTGAGGCCACTGTCGATATCCTCCAAGGAAGCGACGAGTACGTGAAGAAAGCCTTCGATCTCTTCTACCCTACCTTCAAGCAGTTCATTATCAAAGAATCGCCGGACTGGATAGTCCATGAC CCAATCGAAGATGGCCTAAGGAAAATGTGGCCATCACCAGAAAGCCTCGCGTCCCCGCCTGAGTGGTTTGAATTCAATTCGTCCATTGCCGTTCCGTCCCATGAGACTGCTGGCTTCTACCGTGGTATTTTCAGCCCAGATGCATCGGGCTTCTCGATTTTGGATCGTTTGGTGCTAGGACTCCAAGGGTGTTCGGCAACGGCAATTCAGAGTTGCAATGAGTTCCAAGTGGGGTACTTGGGCTTACTCAAGAAATTGCGCAAGAGACCGGTCATTCCAGTTGGATTACTTCCACCAACGCCACCAGAGAAGAGAGAAACGACCGACCCCAAGTGGGTAAATACACTCAGATGGCTCAATAAACAGCTTACCAGATCGGTGGTGTTCGTTTGCTTCAGGAGTGAGTGTAAATTGAAAAGAGATCAAGTGTTTGAGATTGCCCATGGCCTTCAACTATCCAATTTGCCATTTCTATGGGCCCTCAGATGGGCAACCAACGACATTGATACCCTTCCGCTGGGATTCGAGTGCCAGATCGGCAGTCGTGGGGTCGTCTATATGGGTTGGGCCCCTCAGTTGGAGATACTGGCCCACCCTTCCATCGGCGGATCTTTCTTTGACTCTGGGTGGGCGTCCACCATCAAGACCGTCCATTATGGGCATGCTCTAATCGTCTTGCCGCTTGCGAACGTCCATTCATTGGATGCGAGGATGTTGGTAGACAAGGGTCTGGCTATAAAAGTTGAGATAAACGACGATGGGTCCTTCCACAGCAATGCGATTCACTCAGTCGCTGAGGCTAGCCATGGTCGAAGAGGAAGGAGAAAGGTTTAG